The following is a genomic window from Cupriavidus taiwanensis.
CCGGAACAGTTCGTGGTTCACCTGCACGCCGCGATACTGGCGGCGCACCACGGCGCGCACGCGCGAGCCCAGCACATGGGTGCGCAGCGCGCGCGCATAGCGCCGCTGCACGGCGTGCTCGCGCTTGCTGATCGCCTGCACGATGGATCGGTCGGAACGGTGCTTGCCGATCCCGGCTGCCGCGGGGGCCGCGGGGGCGAGGCCACTGGCAGGCACCTCGCCCAGGTCGAGCAGGCAGGCCTGCAGTTCATGCGCGGCCTGGGCAAACGCATTGGCGCGGCTGGTCAGCACGGACTTGAGATGGGGGTTGGCCGCGGCGGTGGCGGCGCGGCGGCAGCCAATTTCGCCCTCGCGCGAGGCTGCGATCAGTGCGTTGAGCAACAGGATCTTTTTCTTCGCCATGGCACACCTGCCCTGGTCCGCGGGCGGACCGTGAAGTCAGCGATCGGAGCCGGCGGGAGCCGGCGGCTGCGCGTTGGCGCCGGGCATGCGGCGCATGCCGGACTGGTCCAAGGATAGCGGCTCGGCCGGCGCGGCGCCAGTTGCCGCGAAGGCGTGCCGCGCGGCGGCCTGCCACGCCTTGCGGGCCTCGCGCATGCCGCGCAGGTTCATCGCGATCAGCGCCAGCTGCAGCACGATCAGCGCATGGGCATCGCCGTGCCAGCCCCATGCAATCCACAGCAGGTTGCTGGCCAGGAACACCCAGAAGCCGGCGCGCCGCCGCGCGATCGAACGCGAACCGACCAGCCAGGTCGCCAGTACCGTCACCACCATTGCCGGCCATTGCGCCGCCTCCAGCCACTGATCCATGGGTCCCCTTTTTGATGGCTTGCCATCGTGCCGGCCATGGCACGCATGGGCTCACAGGGGCAAGAAACATACCGGGAAGGCACCTGCCTGCAACCGGCGCGCGGCCCTGCGCGTTATTTCCATCGGCGCGGCGGCCACCAGTAGTTTTTACAAGAGGTAGCCTAATCCGCACATGCCTTGCCGCGCCGTACGCCCTTGCGGCGCCTGGCCGAACCCGCCCGTTGCTGCGCGCGGGCGCGCTGGCACGCACTTCGCATGGCAGAGCCATCCCGGCGGCTGGCCGCAAGGCGCCGCTCCGGGATTTTTGTTGCTCCGCCGGAGCGAAACACCGGGAGGACATGTGCGGATCTGCCAGATCGACCTGACCGGAACGCCCGAAGCCGATCAGCACGCGCTGCAGCGCGTGGCGGCGCTGGGGTTCGACCACGTATTGATCGGCGGCTGGCCGCACCTGCCTGAGGACGACACGCTCGCGGCGTGCGCCAGGCACGGCCTGGCCCCGCTGCTCGATATTTCGCTGGACCGCTATATGGCGGATGGCGCCGCCGGGACCGACGACCTTCCCGATGCCGCCTGGATCGATACCGCGGCACCCGCGTTCGCGCCGCACGAGACCGACAACCACATCCCCGGCACCCGCCTGCGCTGGCATGACCGGCATATCGCCGAAGCGCTGGTGCAATGGTGGGCGGCGCGGCTGCGCATGGCGTGGGCCGCCGGCGCGGCCGGCTTCTGCTGCCGCGCGCCGGCGCGCGTGCCCGGCAGGTGCTGGACCGCGCTGCTGGCCACCTTGCGCGGCGATGC
Proteins encoded in this region:
- a CDS encoding PA2169 family four-helix-bundle protein, translated to MAKKKILLLNALIAASREGEIGCRRAATAAANPHLKSVLTSRANAFAQAAHELQACLLDLGEVPASGLAPAAPAAAGIGKHRSDRSIVQAISKREHAVQRRYARALRTHVLGSRVRAVVRRQYRGVQVNHELFRVLREQYRVPQARP